A genomic window from Halococcus salsus includes:
- a CDS encoding cytochrome d ubiquinol oxidase subunit II, with translation MTDLLLPVDAYLVEWLPEIWFGAVLFALGMYVILDGFDFGIGILYATRTDEHERETLLAAFGPVWDANEVWIVAFGTMLLAAFPRVYSRLLADNYLLAIGFVLALVFRGVGPELREQRDDEWWKRYADYAFVGGSVFAPLLFGMLAGRWLFGEATLPVVLTGIGLVAVSIATGAAFLAAKTEPGLASELHAYGIGATLAYLGGVVVLLGVVVLTDAGGAADTVLSLPVAAVVVLSVTVGLGGSVLARHGQYRAWLASALMLPTLLTILVAVLLYPTIYPPTGLLVREAIVSPLALNLVTVLGFPVLLLVLWYFKFLYGVFSGPIEGEGYRG, from the coding sequence ATGACTGACCTATTGTTGCCCGTCGACGCCTACCTTGTCGAGTGGCTGCCAGAGATATGGTTTGGTGCCGTGCTGTTCGCACTGGGGATGTACGTCATCCTCGACGGATTCGACTTCGGCATCGGTATACTGTATGCGACCCGGACGGACGAACACGAACGGGAGACGTTGTTGGCGGCGTTTGGCCCGGTTTGGGACGCCAACGAGGTGTGGATCGTCGCCTTCGGGACGATGCTGCTGGCGGCGTTCCCGCGGGTGTATTCCCGGCTCCTTGCGGACAACTATTTGCTCGCAATCGGGTTCGTCCTCGCGTTGGTGTTTCGCGGAGTCGGCCCAGAACTTCGCGAGCAGCGCGACGACGAATGGTGGAAGCGCTACGCCGACTACGCCTTCGTCGGTGGCAGCGTCTTCGCACCGCTGCTATTCGGGATGCTCGCCGGCCGCTGGCTGTTCGGCGAGGCGACGCTACCAGTGGTGCTGACTGGTATCGGTCTAGTCGCTGTCTCTATCGCCACGGGTGCGGCGTTCCTCGCGGCCAAAACCGAGCCCGGTCTGGCGTCGGAACTGCATGCGTACGGCATCGGTGCGACACTGGCGTACCTCGGTGGGGTGGTCGTGCTACTAGGAGTGGTTGTCCTGACCGACGCAGGCGGCGCTGCCGACACGGTGCTCTCGCTTCCCGTGGCTGCAGTCGTCGTCCTCTCGGTCACCGTGGGGCTAGGGGGGAGCGTGCTAGCCAGACACGGCCAGTACCGCGCCTGGCTGGCGAGCGCGCTGATGCTTCCCACACTACTGACGATCTTGGTCGCAGTTCTGCTGTATCCGACGATCTACCCGCCAACCGGGTTGCTGGTTAGGGAGGCGATCGTGTCGCCACTGGCGCTGAATCTCGTGACCGTCCTCGGGTTTCCGGTGCTGCTGCTGGTGTTGTGGTACTTCAAGTTCCTCTACGGCGTGTTCAGCGGCCCGATCGAGGGTGAGGGGTACCGGGGGTAA
- a CDS encoding zinc-binding dehydrogenase yields MLTGQQGEVNPALVLGKAIELEGVSGVGSRAMFDRMVRAIEVAGMTPVIDRTSEFDEATEAYCYLESGAHQGKVVVHID; encoded by the coding sequence GTGCTCACGGGTCAGCAGGGCGAGGTCAATCCAGCGCTCGTTCTCGGGAAGGCGATCGAACTCGAAGGCGTCTCCGGAGTCGGCAGCCGAGCGATGTTCGACCGGATGGTTCGGGCCATCGAGGTGGCCGGGATGACGCCTGTCATCGACCGGACGTCCGAATTTGACGAGGCCACCGAAGCGTACTGTTACCTCGAGAGCGGCGCTCACCAGGGCAAAGTCGTCGTCCATATCGACTGA
- a CDS encoding TetR/AcrR family transcriptional regulator, with product MPTFTEEKRKRVREALRETGRELFAQYGIRKTSISELTEAVGIGKGTFYQFYDSKEDLYVDILEQDIETLIPQLLRESVQKYDDPEQAITALLNETLDEFESNPLLRQVLAEGEIDHLRDSIPDEELTEKRAHSMSFFYPYIEDWYDDGKVVGPDPEMVTETIRAVSRIVLQREQIAEERYPKVRETLVEAVAAGLTRDVKHSEGLDE from the coding sequence ATGCCGACTTTTACTGAAGAGAAACGCAAGCGGGTCCGAGAAGCGCTCCGTGAGACCGGGCGCGAACTCTTCGCTCAGTATGGTATCCGCAAAACGTCGATCTCGGAACTTACCGAAGCGGTTGGGATCGGGAAGGGCACATTCTACCAGTTCTACGATTCGAAAGAGGATCTCTACGTCGATATCTTGGAACAAGACATCGAGACCTTGATTCCGCAACTCTTGCGTGAATCCGTCCAGAAATACGACGATCCGGAGCAGGCTATCACTGCGTTGCTCAACGAAACGCTTGATGAGTTCGAGTCGAATCCACTGCTCCGACAGGTTCTCGCCGAAGGCGAGATTGACCATCTCCGTGATAGCATTCCGGATGAGGAACTCACGGAGAAGCGTGCTCATTCGATGAGCTTCTTTTATCCATATATCGAGGACTGGTACGACGACGGGAAAGTCGTAGGACCGGACCCTGAAATGGTCACGGAAACGATTCGCGCGGTCAGCCGGATCGTCCTTCAGAGAGAGCAAATCGCTGAGGAAAGATACCCAAAGGTTCGAGAGACACTCGTCGAAGCGGTTGCAGCAGGATTGACACGCGACGTCAAGCATTCGGAGGGCTTAGATGAGTAA